A stretch of DNA from Papio anubis isolate 15944 chromosome 4, Panubis1.0, whole genome shotgun sequence:
TAGAAGCATTCTACAAAGAAAATGGGAAGTTAGGAAGTACTTCTGTGTACCAGAAGCTTTCGTTTGTTGACTCCTCATAGCAGACTTATTAACCCCACCTGCAGATTGGAAATTAAAGTTCAGAAAAATGAAACGAATGTTCAAGGTCCCAAACAACAGACAACTATTCAAACAAAGCCACACTGCTTTACCCCATCACATGACTGCGTGCACAGGTGAGCTCTCAGTCCTACAGAAAGGCTCCGATCGCTATACTCTACAGCAAGAAATTTCAGAGCAGCCAACAGCAAACACGATGCCAGCAATGAGCCCTTGAATCTGCAGAGTCACTTTTCAAGCTTTAAACCAAGACGCTGACCCTAGTCAACACAATCATGTAAGAAACAATACCAGGAATCatgctgttcatttcttttcagaacTGTTCCCTATGCGCACGCATACTGCAGCAGCAGCCACAAAAGGGACCACCATGAAAGGACCAGACGTTCTCTTACAATGACAAGGACCAAGGAAAATCACCTGAAAGGCGATATAATTAACCACAGGGCAGACTGCAAAAACCTACGGTCTTAAGACTCGGCCTCCCTTACTTTTCAGAAAACCCAGTTTAATAAAATCCAACgataaattatttcattgtaaGTAATGAAATAtcgaaaatatagaagaaaactCCACTCGATTCACAAATGCCTCATAGACATGAGTATACTCACAGAAACCTAATTAAGTTGTATATCATagtaagaaaagcaagaaaactgTGCTTTCATAAACATGTGAAGAATCCTGTGGACACATATTTTAACTGCAGTCACCCACCAACCAGAGCACAAGTTCTTGAATGGCACTACGCAAAGACAGTTCACTATCCTGTCTAGAGACGTGAAGAATTAGGAGGCTACTGAATGcaaagaataatttaattaaatgcaTTAGATTTAGTTACACTagttaaattagaaaatttaggtTAGGTTAGGATATAGTTTAGGTTAGAAAAAATGGGAAACATGAAccaacaataaaatgtttttattaaataagtaatcataaaactaaaatgtatataatgaTATTCTGTATAGGTACTATGTACAAGTTAATCCTCCCCAAATGCTACGCTCCTGTCAGCCAAGGCCTGCTCGGCCCTCAGCTCGTTAAGATTTCTGAAGGCAGAAAACATCCCTGAGCGTTAAGATCACAGTCCCCAGGTGCAGAGAACGCCTCAGCAGCatcaggcacagaaacacaagccaaaataaacatttcctttttgtATTGTCTGAAATaagcacaatttgcaattaaCCACCATTAGCAATATGTTCAAAGAGTCCTCacccacaaaaaaaaacaaaaaacaaggccaCTAGGCAAATACTGTTTGTTCTGGTTCAGAGAAATATGAACAAGAGATCTTCCCTGCTAGGTCAAAAGTGCCAATGTGCTACTGGAGGTGCCTGAGTAAACTCTAAGATACTCTAACATGTGGGCTAGTTAACTTGAGGTGAAAGATAAAGAGCTGTTCCAAAGTACTGGTTTGACAgctattttcatgaaaaaatcCTTTGCTTTTCCTATTTATTGTAAAATTAGCATAACTTTGGAATTAggtctgatataaaaataaattttttccattggagaaaaagagtaaaaattcacatagataaaattcttttaaagGAAAGCTGTTTATGAGTGTAAAAGCTGCTCTTTGATGGTAGAAACCGGACCCTTCACTTCCCAGCCTGCCAGTGCAGAGTACATGTAGCCCTCTACACTGGCCATTGTAATAAACAGCACCAGTTCTGGTTGCTATGGGAAAAGGTCTAATTGCCAACAATGGGCAACATCTCATCTTAAAAAGTTTGTAACACAAGTAAAATAATGAGACACTGATTAACACAGTATACCTAAAAACAAGGTCAAAAGCAAAAGGGCCATAAGCACTGAAGAAACTAAGGAGTGCTTGAGTTCTCACCGAAAGGTAACAAATTCATGTAATATGAAAACATGTGTATGTAGTACAATTCTTCTCAACATTTCTAATTACAATGAATAGATGTGAGAAAACAGATtcagataaaacaaaattatgcatCCTACTGGATATTCTACATATAGAACTTATATGTAGTATTTTGTACAAATTTTCTTATAGCACATGAAAAAGTCATAGTTTTGTTCCACAAACCGAGAATTAAAAGCACTAAATCTCAGCTAATTAACCAACACAATGAGTTATTCTTAAGCACAAGCAAGGAGCCGAAGTAACGTACTCCTTCACATGCTCACATGTCCTACCATCCTGAAATGGACTAAAAGAgagatgttagtttctttttttactgtatatattttttgtgtctttcacAGCAATCATTGCTAGCTGGTTTACTCTAGAAGCCTATGTTTACAACATTCCTACTTTCTTCCTCAGTTTACAGTATAAAATTGCATACAATGAATAGCACTTTTATAGAGCACAGCAATTACAGAGACCATAGAATTTGTTATAGAATTCGTTTTCATGAAAACAACAGATGAGAGCTACTTACCACAACTAAGTAAGACTATATGGTGGGATAAAGAAGCAAGTGTTCGACAGATCACTTCTCTATGGAAGAATCTTCTGCAGTGGCAATCTATCTGCAGTGACTGGTTTTATTTTAGAGTGCTGAACTAACTTATCCAAACTATAATGGAAAACTGGACTTCCTGTGCCTGACTGAAAATGACCTGATATGGACACTgatcaaaagaaagagaaagaaatgaggcaTGCTCCACTTCCGAAAGCATGTGGTAAGAGCATACAGGACTTCAATTCTAAATTctatgatgtctttttttttttttttaatgggacaaactgaaaacagaaaactagTAGTAGTCCAGTAGTCTGGGACAAAGTTGATGAAAATGAGACACACACCAGCGCTGCCCACACTCCCACTGTGCCCACAGCTGCTCACTGAATCTAAAGCTATACACAACAAAGGATTTGTGTAAAGGAAAAGTTATCTCCAAAACAAACGTAATGATTTTATCACAAATTATCTACAAGAAGAAGCTGAAACTGAGTAATATCTAATTTAGGGATTGTCACACTGGCCTTTCATTAAGactcaaaagagaaaactaaaacacGTGCCTCATAACAACATTCTGCTCAGATGGGCAACACCTGCAAAGGCAGTCCCATGAGGTTATGAcgctgtatttttactgtaccttcaCTATGTTAGATACATTTCGACACACAACTACTCACCACTGTGTGACAActgcctacagcattcagtacagtaacatgctgcacagaCTTGTGGCCAGGGAGCAACAGGCTGTACCGTACAGCCTAGGTGTGCAGCAGGCTGTGCCATCTGTGCGTGAGTACATGCTAGGGTGTTTAGACAATGACGAAattgcctaacaacacatttctcagaacatatgcCCGCCGTCAAGCGACAACTCTTATACCAACTTCGAGTAGGTAGAGGTTGGTTACAAGACTGCAACAGAGGTAATTTTTAactctttcttcaaaaatattctcTGCAAATGAGGGCGTTCTATGTGAAACAGAGACTCAAAGAAGCTGTCATAAAACTTGTCAACTTACCCCACCTGACAGCTTAATCACCCTGACCTTGGAGCTGATGTGGGGCCCGTCTCCACCACCACTGTTTGTCCTGTGCGTGACAGTCCTTTTCACGCCAGGCTTTGTGTCCTGGGGCCGGCCTTGGATGGACGCCACTCGAGGAGTCTGGGGCACAGCTGGCTCCTCCACCTCTGTGGGTTTGATCTGGAGTACTTTATGCAGCGGCTGAGTCTGACTTTGAGGAACTGTTCTGGTCTGTCTCAAATGTTTCAGTGGTTTCATCTGTTGTCCTTGATACTGCATGTTGGCACTGGATGGTACAAAATTTGATGTTTTGGGCTGAACGGTTGAAATACTGACATCCTGGTTTTTAACAAGAAGtctgtttttcacattttgtcTGACCTGTGCACCTGGAAAGGGCAACAGTGGGTTACCATTGGTGGGTGATGGTGACAGCGCCTCATCTTCCTGCTccgctgggggtgggggagcatagagctgctgctgctgctgctgctgcgcgAGTCTTTCCAGCAGCTCCTTCTTCCTGGCACCAGCCTGCTGCTGCCGCCGTAACTCCTTCTGTTTCAGGATTTCTTCTCTTAGGCGTTTCTGTTCTTCTATCTTTAAGCGATATAAccttgtttcctcatcttcatcagGAAACTAAAATGGAAAACATACACAGTTCACTTTGCTATACAGGCAAGGTGCCCATTCCAGTCCATTTCAATAAACTACAAGAAGACATTTACCAAAAGTCCTTTAATTCAGTATCTGAAAGAAGTCATTCATAATCTGTTTGAAGACTTTAAGTATAACTCCTTCCTctggggagaggggaaaaaaaaaccacacagctaAAGCTAATTTGGAAAATCTtatcagaatattaaaaatgaaataatgtaaatttCCACTCATTTACAAGTTTGAAACCAATTAAACTATTCATTTAAGATATCAAAATATGTTTCAAACAGGAATGGCAGCAGTAGGGAGGCCTGCTGTCACACAGGTTTTATCTGGCTCTTCCCTGACAAACCAACAAAAGGTGGGGTGTAAATGACCTGAAAGACTCTGATTAGAACTATTGATTTTTCGTACAGAATTTTcagcctgatctcaaactcatTTGTCACAGAATAATTGGTTATAATGAACAGCACAAGTCAATCTCTCTGACCTTGAACTCATGCACTCTCCTCAGAATCAAAATGTTGCCAATTGCAGTATTGGAATATTAATGGTATATAAGGAACGCCTTTAATATTCCAAGCTCCAAACCATTCTGCACGTCAATACAAAAAAATCTTTGAACAAGTCCAGTAACTTTCATAAAAAGCATCCAATaaggaaaatgtataaaaagttaagcatttttaaagaattataatattctttaaaaatcatccaTATCCACAGACCCCGTATAAAAGAACGTAACAAGATTTAATCTATCTAGAATTCAGCTGTTTCACCATCTTACTTTCCCTAAATAAACCTTAAGAATTAGGAACTGAGGACAAAAGCACAGCTGAGGAGTCGGCTGGTGCCCTGGAGCTTGAATGCCTAGTGCCAGCCCTCACTCAGGGATTACTTGTCGACCTGGAAGCAATTCTGACCAACTCTCTTCTCCAATTTCACATCTAGGGCAGATTTCAAACCGCAAAAATGAAGGTGGGTGAGAGGCTGTTTATACAGGCAGGCATACAGAGCAAGACGTGACATCCGGGGGGATAGTGGACAGAAGGGACATGGGCATTGGGGGAGCAGACAGCCGGGGACATATTAACAGGACCCAAGGCGCCACTGCCTCAAAACACAGGAATAATTACTAGTCATTGGAATTTCTTCCCATGCAGTCAAGAAAGAGTTAAAGCATGTTCAGAACAGCAACTGAAATACTTGGAAAGACTAGACTAAGCAGATTCACCCTTTATTATATCATCATCAAGTTCAGGGGACATAAGAAAATAAGTCACAGTTAGCTAAGCAAAACAAATAGAagatctttcttttaaaaagtaaaaaaaaatatataatcttggTCCCCTTTATatacagagagaaaattaaaagaaagtaattCAAGACATTCCGTTTATACTACAGCAACCTACAGGTTCCATTTCACTCAAGGCGTTTTTTGAGATAACTCTACGGAAGAATCCTTTAGAAGTTCGCCTGAATCAGCTATCATGGAAGGAACTGATAGCCAGAGGTGCCAGCAGGTACCTGAAAGGTCACTTCCCCTACTAGGTAGCCCTATTGTTATGTAAGTAACGAGTGTGTGACTTCATTTTTCTGAAGCAAATCAGTTATACATACTGCGTCAGGAGCTGGCTATATACACTAGAAGCATAATAAAACTTTTATCAAAGACTTCTTTACAAGCTATTCTAATCCAGTTTGTAAATCtacattattttttcacataCTGATTTTAAAACCAAAAGTCACCTGTGTTCTAATTAAGGTTCATCGTATGTTAATATTTCAACTTTGTACTTCGAATTTGGTAAACAACACATTACAGCTGCTACAATAATGTATCAGAAGAAAAtctgactgaaaaaaaatgaactgattAAAAGGTAAAACCAGTGTTAACTGGTTTTTACGAAACTAAGAAAGCATGACTTGCCTAAATTCTTATCTAAAGTCATTCTTCATGACACCGATATTGGACAAGTTTAATTCATTGCACTGCTTCAGAGCACTCCACACACATTTCACTAAGGCTGACACGCCCTCGAGGTGCCAGCCCTCGGCACAGGCCGCCCTGGCCGACCCCACTTTaccagatgaagagactgaggcttGTGGAAGAAGAAGGCCTTGACTAAAGCCAGGTAAAGACTGAGCTGCATTGATTATTCATACTTACTACATTCTGAGCCtactgaaaaattagaaacagcagcaacaacataTACAACTGTAATTCAACACAAAGCAAACCCCCAGAAATCTTAAAGACCAACAAGAAAATTGGTACTATCTTCTAGAAGTTAATAGTGTAAATTAAGAAACAGTCGTAGAATCCTACGGGATTCACCAGGTGTCGGCACATGACACCCCACGGGCTGAATCTGGTCCACCACCTGGTCTTCTACtttaaagttttactggaacgcAGCCACATCTATTGGCGGAAGAACTATATTTAAATCGCCTTTGTGCTAAAATGGCGAGAGGGGTAATGATGACAGTCTGGACTATAAAGCCTACAATATCTATAAAATACTtgggccctttacagaaaaagtttaagCCCCAGTATATGTCAATTCTATATAACAGAACAGTAACTGTACACgtacataaataaaatctaatCTTGTAAACTAGAGAGAatacaatgtttttttttaataaacacagctgttaggttaaaaaaaaaggcccaggTGAAAAAAGCAGGAAGATTTTGTGAATAACTAAGTGAGAGCGAACTGAGACATCCAAGTTGATTATAAGGCTTCTTGTTTGAGACCAACATTTGTTAATAAGAGAAGTGTCCTACCTCTGgttctgtttttgcttcttctTTAGGTTGAGCCACAGGGCTAGCTGGCTTGACTTTCACTTCCGTCTTTCCCTGTGAGCTCCTGGAAGCCGCCACGGCCCGCGAGGGTGGTGACGAGCTGATGATAGGTTTCACTTGCGCTGAGGGTGTGGCAGAGCAGCGGCTGCTGCTCATTTCGATCACGTGTGACGGCGCGATGGGTAATTCACGCAAGTTGCTGTTCCTTGGCGCAGTGGGCTGCATTTGCTGCATGGGTCGCTTGCTTACATTCTGAGAAGTTGTATTCttttcacaaaaagaaagaaattctaattGTAAGTGGAAAGTTGGCAGAAGGAACATTAAAAGgcacattattaaataaaaacacaataaatcaTTCTCATTAGCAAATGACTTCTCTTTTGGGGAGCGGATACTTTTCTCCTTGGTTAATACTTTTTTGCTCATACATAAATGTCCCCTGATCCATGTGGCAGCATGCCTCATCCTAATGTTAAGGACTTCCATTGGTAAAGGTGTCATACTTGCCTACAGACAGGCTCCTCTTTATAGAAATTACACCAGGCTGATCTTTAGCAGGTGCTTCAATAAAGGGATTGACAGTTTTAAAAGAATTGAGACAGCCAAAAAAGCACTCTATCTGCCACCAGAGATCAACAGGATTCACCTGCTACTATTTTACCTAGTCACTTAAATTTAAGCTGGAACAAGGAAAGAATCAAGCATCAGGTCAATGTCCTAAGAAACATGACCCCAGGAAGAAGAAAGGTGCCAGAACGTTTTACTCGAGAGGAAATGCTTAGTCATGTTCATCCTGGGGATTCTCAAGAGAGAACCAACACCTGGAGGAGGCAAAGAGAACACGAGAGctggaagggaggagggggaagcaGGGAGATCTCCGAGGTCACACAGGTCAAATATCCCAGTGCACAAGAGTTATGAGAATAGACTACCATTATTTTTTATAACCCAGGTTATAAACCACCCTCTTCTCAGATTTAGAAATCCTTTCTTACTGTTCATATCACTTTAGTTGTGATGTtactttaagaaagaaagaaagaaaggcaagtaTCAGGAAAACTGAGATTCCAAGTAGCTAAGTAACATGCCTAAAGCTCAAGGGTGAAAAGGAGACAATACTAAAAAAAGATTGACCGGTGAGAACCCTGACCACTGACCACTAGCTGCCACACTGTGTCTCTTTTTCCTAAAAACCAAATTACAAAGTCTCATATATGTATTTAATGGAGGCAAGAGCCCTGACCACTGACCACTAGCCACATTGCGTCTCTTTCCTAAAAGACAAATTACAAAAGCctcttatatatatttaatggagGTAAAAACCCTGACCACTAGCCACACTGTGTCTCTTTCCTAAAATCCAAATTACAAAAGCTTCTTATGTATTTAATGGAGGACAAGGGCAATGACTGTGGCCTTTTATTTTCCAAGCAATGTATTGTTTCCCAGTTTCTTTTAATGCATGACAAGTCATACATTTGCTGATGGTGCTTGAGAACACAACCCCACAAATAAATGTATGCTAGTCTCTCTGGACTGAGCATAAGCTCCTTGAAGGAAAGGAATTTGTCTCTTCTGTTCACTGTTGTATTCCCAGGACTAGAGTAGTACCTGGCAACAGAACAGTCAATGTATTTTTCCtgaattcatttatgtatttattcagagACCAAAAAGACAGGGCTAATCTACACATCAAAAAATAAGCCACTGGTAAAGGGAAAGTGACTACCCCCAAAAGTATTTTCTAAAGTTACATGTCTATTAATTCCTATCTATCGCTATGGAAATATCTAGATATAAGAAAGATGCTTAAGTAAATATTAACACAGTCTTTGAGACACAAAAGGAGTATCTTATCAATTATTGTAGTCAAGAAAACAATCACCtgagtgctttttaaaacatggatTCACTTCAGAACTATGTACAACACgttttaaaagttgaaatcagAATTGGAAAGTATTCTAACCTACAAATGATGCCTCTCAAGCCCTGTAAGTTAAAAAGCCTCCCAGGAAGACACAGGGAAGACACCCCTTGACACTTACATGCCGCAGCCCCTGGCGCTGGGGGCACTGCATCCGGCTGCTGCTGGCCTGAGGCTGAGCGGTCTGTACATGAGGCCGGAACTGTGGCTGAGACATCGGCATCAAAGGAGGGGGCGGGACGgacaggtggtggtggtggtggtgctggtgctGCGGCGGGTGCTGTGGTGGGTGCTGGGGCGGGGGCTGGTGCTGGGGCGGGGGCTGGTGCGGGGGCTGGTGCGGAGGCTGATGCTGCGGTGGGGGCTGTTGCTGAGgttgctgaggctgaggctgatgtGGAGGGGGCAATGGAGGATGCAATGGCCCCTTCCATgtccaaagaaagagaaataacagtTCACAAATGGTTATACCAGGCATAATCACTTCAATCATCTCCTTAAAAACCTCAACACAAGAAAGGCACTTTCACTGGTACCAAAACTTCATTTTAGACTTGCTGATGAAGGTAATACTATCTTAAATGCAGTAATAAGCCAGAAGCTATTaccttaaattttatatttaatccaGTAATTCTAGGATTGAATTGTCCTAAAGAAATAAGTATGCAGACAAACTCCTAACTCTAAAGTATGTTCCCTGTAGCACTATGATACTGAAGTACGGAAACcagtatacacacatgcaaacacacagacAGCATGAAAGGGAGCCGTGAACAGCACTCTTAAATGATGTCATCAAAACCAACTCACTGACATGAAAAGATCAAATGATACATTACACTGGAGGGAAAAAAGCAGGTGGTGAGaagatgtgcattttaaaaaataccccaAAAAAATGCTCCTGAATTGTTTCTAGGTAACAAGagtatttaatttcctttcttgtacTTATATATACTCTAAGATTCTGCAATGGGGatatattaattgtatttttttaataaaaagaaaaattcttttttttttttgagatggagtctcgctctgttgcccaggctggagtgcagtggccggatctcggctcactgcaagctccgcctcccgggtttacgccatcctcctgcctcagcctcccgagtagctgggactacaggcgcccgccaccacgcccggctagttttttgtattttttagtagagacggggtttcaccatgttagccaggatggtctcaatctcctgacctcgtgatccgcccgtctcggcctcccaaagtgctgggattacaggcttgagccaccgcgcccggctgaaaaattcttaaaaacattttatcttcCTTTAACACCCTAGATAatactcattttccttttttagctTAGATACGTATTCCATGTGTTTTTAAATAGTTGATTCAAGTTTACCATTGCTATGTATTTTAATAGTAACCCTACAATACAAGAAGAAATACACACTTGGTAAGAAAGATTTACAGACACATGTCAACCCATGAAGCAGAAGCCGGTCAGCAGAGGGCACTCAAGGCCCTCAAATAACCAGGGAACAGCAACATTTTCTTCCCCCCATGCAAAGACTCTTCAAAACTGTCTACTGCAGGAATGTAATCTGACAAAGTATTTCCACTGGTAAACCTTTCATGAAATTTTATACAGATGAGCAAATGTATTATCAAAACATGTCCTAATTTTATTAGTAGagcctttaaaaaattctaataagtagcatttttcaattcccaaaaaatgacattttcccatttttttcttgtattgagATAAGCAACAATGTCAAAAAAAGTTGTCTTTAATAAACAGTACATTTAAGACTAATACCCTTATTCTTTAAATAACCATAAATTAGTAGGCTCAAATAAAAACGTTTAACTTTATGAAACACAAAGACTCAAAGCTACACATTTTTTCCCTGGAGGTTCGCTCAGGACGCATACCTGCAGGTTGGGCTGTGCGTGTGTGGGCAGGAACGGCTGTCCTGGGCCCGGCAGGAACGGCTGTCTAGGAGGAATGAAGGGCCGTGTGGTTGCTGACCCAGGCTGGCTAAAGTGCAGAATCCCCACCGGACCTGGAGGCTGCAGGGCTGGTCGTACGGGCCGCTCTCTTGGGAACACTGGCTGCTGTCCTTGCTGATTAAATGCTGGTCCTGGCTGAGTGAATGGTAGAGGACTCTGAGTAGGAACAGGATGGCTACTGTTAAGAAGGGTAGGAGGCGGTGGTGGTGGAGGGGGACTTCGCTGTTCCAGAAAAAGATGGCTCGGGAATCGCGGTTCACCAGAAACTGAAAGGTAACACGACATCATGAACTTCAGGTTACAAAGACCACGTGCTGCTCAGAAAAGCAATCTGAAGCACTACCCTAATGTGGACAAAAATCACAAGTGTTGACAGGTTATGAATATTTGGAAACAATTCCAGATTTTGCCTCTTATTTCTAGATTGCTTCGTTTGTCATTTTCTATACATAAATTCCTCCTTTATATGAGATGTTCCCATTTTGGATACCAACAATATCCAATTTTAGCACCTGAAACGACAGGCAGAACTGCTATGGTACAAAAACCTGGCATTCCCAACAACATCTCCAACTGGGAGTTAAACTcagtttacaaaataaatgtgtttggGCACATCACCCAACACAGCTTCTGCTGTTACTCCACACCACTCACTCTTTCTGTACCTCCTAAGAAGAAAGGGTCTCGCTCCTGAGGCGGGGGTGGGGCTCTCCACTGGTCCTGGAGAGGGAGTCGTGGGGGCTGGCTGAAACTGTTGGGAACAGGTCCAGGTGTATGCTGTGGAAATTCTGGTGGGCcctaaagaacaacaacaacagagaaaCAGGGAGAAGGACAGAAAAATGGTAtgtaattttcagaaatatagaCCTGGTTCCAAGTTTTCCTCGAAAATGTCAAGTAATGTGTCTCCCAACAGtcattgtctttctctttctacacacacacacacacacacacacacacagagtcatgcatcgttaatgacagggatacattctgacaTGCATCCTTAGGTGATTCCATCATGCGAACACCACAGAGTGTATTgtaatcacacacacacccacccctagATGGTAGAGCTTTCTATACACCTAGCCTGTATAGTACACACCAGTAGCTTGAAGGCTACACACCAGGGCAGCATAtgactatactgaatactgtaggcaactgtcaCACAATGCTAAGTATCTGTGGATGTAAACATACCCAACCCTAGAAAGGGTTACAATAAAATACAGTATGATAGTCTCACGGAAATACCGCCGTCTCTGCAGTCCACCACTCACCAAACATCCGTACACAGCACATGACCGCACACACTAACATACAAACTAAGTGGTAAACAACAGGTGATTCTGCCATACTGAAAGATCCAAAATCGAAACACAGCAACTAGAAATTAAGTCAATGTTTTAATGTCATTGTAAaacaagaatattatttttaagcttATTGAAATCCATCCAATTATTAGCCTCTTTCCCATTAATCCAAAACACTGTCAtgacatttatctttttaaagatgcTAATCTTTGCTATTTAACACGACTGTAGGCTGCAGCTACGAAATTGctttgctttaaaagaaaaattcaatcaGCAATTCCTGACttaacagaaaaatgtgaaatgtttaaGAAACCAAATTATTACAAACAAAATAGTACACAGAGTCCTTtggataaaaaaatttaaacaaattcttACAGATTAACTTTTTTCAAAAACTACATGTTACTAAAACTCTTGAGagacaaattaaaattacttCATTTTTCAGTTGGCCTTTCAGATACTCAgggagatttttttaaaccactgtATTGACCTAAGCAGCAGCATAAAGGTAAAGAAATGTTCACCACTTTTTCACTGCTCCAAAAAGAATTAACTATTAACTatcatcaaaataattttcatttaatagcACCTTGTTCTTTGAAACTGAGTCAATTATTTCACAACTTTTAAGTATTACTCTTCTCACAAACTTACAATCCCAATGCCTTGGCCTGTCGTTTTATTACTAATTAGCTGTTCCCTCGAAATGCAACATTTTCTAGCACTGAAAATGctctactggccggg
This window harbors:
- the RBM33 gene encoding RNA-binding protein 33 isoform X9, translated to MAAALGASGGAGAGDDDFDQFDKPGAERSWRRRAADEDWDSELEDDLLGEDLLSGKKNQSDLSDEELNDDLLQSDNEDEENFSSQGVTISLNATSGMVTSFELSDNTNDQSGEQESEYEQEQGEDELVYHKSDGSELYTQEYPEEGQYEGHEAELTEDQIEYVEEPEEEQLYTDEVLDIEINEPLDEFTDEEYLQACGGQQGLREQEDCVAEDELDEITDAQVAPATEEGGMETLELQKDIKEESDEEEEDDEESGRLRFKTERKEGTIIRLSDVTRERRNIPETLELSAEAKAALLEFEERERQHKQGRYSSRRGGRRGGPLMCRGVGDQRRESTERGRMKDHRPALLPTQPPVVTHSPRLIPPPQPQAPPPPPPPPQQQPIRSLFQPQQLQPLLPVQHPHHPSPPQGMHMPPQLETPRMMMTPPPVTPQQPKNIHINPHFKGTVVTPVQVPLLPVPSQPRPAVGPQRFPGPPEFPQHTPGPVPNSFSQPPRLPLQDQWRAPPPPQERDPFFLGVSGEPRFPSHLFLEQRSPPPPPPPPTLLNSSHPVPTQSPLPFTQPGPAFNQQGQQPVFPRERPVRPALQPPGPVGILHFSQPGSATTRPFIPPRQPFLPGPGQPFLPTHAQPNLQGPLHPPLPPPHQPQPQQPQQQPPPQHQPPHQPPHQPPPQHQPPPQHPPQHPPQHQHHHHHHLSVPPPPLMPMSQPQFRPHVQTAQPQASSSRMQCPQRQGLRHNTTSQNVSKRPMQQMQPTAPRNSNLRELPIAPSHVIEMSSSRCSATPSAQVKPIISSSPPSRAVAASRSSQGKTEVKVKPASPVAQPKEEAKTEPEFPDEDEETRLYRLKIEEQKRLREEILKQKELRRQQQAGARKKELLERLAQQQQQQQLYAPPPPAEQEDEALSPSPTNGNPLLPFPGAQVRQNVKNRLLVKNQDVSISTVQPKTSNFVPSSANMQYQGQQMKPLKHLRQTRTVPQSQTQPLHKVLQIKPTEVEEPAVPQTPRVASIQGRPQDTKPGVKRTVTHRTNSGGGDGPHISSKVRVIKLSGGQGGESDGFFHPEGQPQRLPQPPEVGPQPARKVTLTRGGLQQPPHPPAGPHAHSPVPPGIKSIQGIHPAKKNKPRRAPTASRECDCFPQL